CAATATTCCAAAAAAGAAATAGTGTCTCATCCACATAATTGTtgtgtcaaatatattttagctaggcataaaaaatatattttttttaaccttcGTAATATATTAATAGAGCATTTATCAGACACACTTATACTCGTAAAAGCTAagtatttatgtaatatttatgaaattgatttattaatatttacttttatttgaattattatttagtaattttaatatataatatttacttgtaatttataatttatgttatttaaaaaataaaaatataataaaatataatattaaattaagaaTTTGGAATGGATAAAATCTTATATTACATAAACATTATACAAAGAGAttgttccaaaaaaaaatgattcatattttgaaataagaaaataaaaataaaaatgaaaataatgataaattattagaaaaagaaaagaaaattctaCAGagtaaaaaagataattaaattaaaattaattatagcTAAATATATTTGACTagtaaaatagataaattattagaaaaaaaaaagaaaattctaaagagtaaaataaataattaaattaaaattaattataacttaatatatttgaccagtaaaatagagaatatttttaaagatgCCCCTACACTTCAGTATGGTCTTAAAATTAAAAGAGGaggacaaaaagaaaaaaaaaagaaaaaaacaaattggAAAAAAGGAGTGGGGAAACAAACAACCGTACGACGACGTGTGGGACCATCTTTCTCGTTTCAAGTGACACACGGTGATATTCCTTCAACAATAAATACCTGTACAAATGCTATCACATTTTCTCCATATACcataatcttttcattttttttctatttctctcttctctctgcCCCTTTtgctttaagaaaaaaaatcaaatacatcTTCTTTGTTTTGCATTCAACTACCATACCAATCCTCTACACTTTAAGCAACTCTATCCATTTTTTCTGGAAATTGTTCTTAATTGTCACTGATTAACGAAAACGGATACCCAAGTATTATCAAAATTTCTAATATCGAGCAAATTTGATTTGCTCTGTGTTTTAATGCAAAGGTTAGAGAAAATTCACAAAGGGGTTACTAGCTTTCCGGTTTGTGTTTACAGTTATGCCAGAGATCATACTTAATAACTATGGAGGCAGTACATCTTTACTATCCACTGCCGCAGCAATCTACGCTGAATTAACTCCGTCTGAGTTACCTCCGCCGGAAGACGATGTTAATTCAAACCTTTTCGACAAATATGAACTGGGAAGACTCCTGGGTTGTGGTGCTTTTGGTAAAGTATATCATGCCAGAGACTTCAGGACGGCACAGAGTGTGGCCATTAAAGTCGTCAGCAAACAGAAAATACTCAAAGGTGGGCTAACGGGGCACGTTAAGAGAGAAATCTCTATCATGCGTCGGTTGCGTCATCCCCATATCGTACGGCAACATGAGATTCTTGCTACTAAGAAGAAAATCTACTTCGTTCTGGAATTCGCTAAAGGAGGTGAACTCTTCGCCAAGCTAGCTAAAGGCCGGTTTAGCGAAGATCTCAGCCGTCGATATTTCCAGCAGTTAATCTCTGCCGTTGGATACTGTCACTCTCGCGGGGTCTATCACCGTGATTTGAAACCGGAAAACTTATTACTGGACGAAAATTGGGACCTGAAAGTTACTGATTTCGGGTTAAGCGCTGTCAGGGATCAGATCCGACCTGACGGGTTGCTTCATACACTTTGTGGTACCCCTGCTTATGTAGCACCGGAGATTTTGGGGAAGAAAGGTTATGATGGTGCTAAGGTGGATATATGGTCATGTGGTATTATTCTCTTTGTTTTCAATGCTGGGTATTTACCTTTCAATGATACAAATTTAATGACGATGTATCGGAAAATTTACAAAGGTGAATTTCGTTGTCCGAAATGGACCTCGCCGGAGCTGAAGAGGTTGTTGACCCGATTACTTGATATCAACCCGGTTACTCGTATCACCATTGAGGAGATTAAGAATGACCCGTGGTTTCAAACAGGGTATCAAGAGGTGAAATCGGTAAATCATCCATTCGAGTTCAAATCATGGACGGGTCCAGGTTCCAACGGAGAATTCCTTAACGCATTTGATATTATCTCGTATTCATCTGGTTTTAATTTATCCAGTTTAGTTAAAGGCAATGGTGGATTCATTATTAAGGAACAATTCGTATCGAGGGAGACGCCGGAGAAGATAATCGGGAAAATTGAGGAGGTGGCGGAGGTGGAAGGGATGACGGTGGCAGAGAGGAGTGGAACCTCAGTGAAGGTGGAGGGGCAGAATGGTAATTTTGTGGTAATGGTGGTAGTTAACCGGTTAACTGAAGAACTGGTAATAGTTGAAATTGAGAAAAAGGAGAATGATGGTGAAATttggaagaagaaattcaaacCGGAGATAAGTAGATTTGTTTATCAAGGGTGAAAAGGACCAATTTCTGGCAGCTGAAATAAAAGTACATTTGGCctaatttttatgaattattgatttaatgaaaaattattaaggAACCAAATTAATATTGtactttcattattattatgttgCTACTCTCTgtaattcaatataaaatgaattattGCTAATTTACTTATTAAATGTATGATTAACTTCAAGTCACTTAAAATTAAGGAATGATTAGTATTAGTaacaatataattcataatttatatattttttttatataacaataaatatttagtgAAATCTCATTAACGAATGACAACAAGATAGAGTTTGTACATGTGAATGTAGTGGACAAATTGAATTTGTCCACCTTCAAAAATTTGAATGGAAAGGATGTAAACGTCACAATTATAATGTTTGGGCCAAGATAAAAAGGATCCAAAAATTTGTACTAATAACAGTTCAGAGCTTTCGGCTTTAACGTTAAATTCCAAAAAATTGCACAGACCATGTTTTTCTGAATTGCCCAAAATAAGTCATTCTATAAatcaattcatcaaaatagtatgtttttaattttgtttacaaaactagtataaacgtggttcacagtaacgttttatgctttattttattttaaaaaatttaatgaaaaaaaaagcaaaagttCACGGAGCAAACAGAAATAAAACGTTATTGACAATAACGTTTTATACTTCGTTATCTAGAATCACGTTTTAGAGCTAGAACGTTACTTAAAGTAAcgtttttatattttggtacGTTTTATCCAGTCACGGGCTCTGCAATTAAAGAATCGAATCCTGTATTTTACAGATTATAAAACGTAACTGACAATCAcgtttattatataaaatgtaaCTGTCAATCAcgttttatgtttatttaatcACTGCGTTTTCAATATGTACGTTTGCGGCACCACTATGCATACTGGTATGTACttaatttttccttataattattattttgaaatttatgtatattcaattttcataattttgtattatttcatACTCTATGCAGAAAAAAGTTATCAAAACAAAGAATGTGGAATGCATGCCATTCCTCCTATCGTTTTTCCTCACAATAAGTGCTGTTCTGTGGTTCTTCTATGGTATTATTAAGAAAAACTATGTTATTTATGTAAGTATTCTCATTTTTAAGATGCACTTGAACAATTTTAATTAACCCTCTATATGTGCAAGCAACTGTGTTAATGAATTAGTGCGAGCTAACTTTTCCACATTTGTGATGCATCATGCTTCAGCTAcaactaatatatataaaaattatgtttgtgACATTTTTCGTGCCATTTTTCTGGTTAAAGGATAACGAACAATTCTGGCTTATACAttgaaatttaagaagctcATCTACCTCAATCTAACATCTATTGAAGATGAAACAATATATATCCCGGCTATTCCTTCACTGTCATCTACAGTGAGTTAAAAGAATGGCAggattcaactttaaaattgaTAGTATCTGCAAATCACTGCACTAAATTTATTGAACAAAACACTGCACTAAATTTACAGAAAAAACACTGCACTAAATTTTACAATTACAAGGATGAAACATATAAACATGTTTCAATTATCAGAAAAACATTACAAAACTTAAAAAAGCCAGCAAAGGAGCAACATTTACGGCATAAAAGCATTTACACAGCTTGCAGAAATACAACTGAACTTCTAGAGTTAGAATGTCTCATAGTTGATCTCAAAATCAAGCTTCAACGATCAGTTCCATAAGAAACTAGAGTTATGTcgacaaaaaagaagaaatttggCCTTGCTTTGCTCAAAGTTCAAACAGGAACAGCAGAACTGAATCCTGAATAAAGAGGATGGAAATATAATTACAGTCGACCCCAACTAGTACTTGATTTGATTGAACAAAATTCTAATCAACACAATTGGAACTAATACTTCCCAGAAAGCTCACAAATAACAGCTGCAACAGCACATCTTTTTAACATAAACCAATAcaataaacaacaacaacaacaacaataaagcATGACATTCACTGCAAATTAAAGCTAAATTACATAAGCTAAATAAAAAACACAACTTTACCACTGCCCCAAAAGCTAGGCatcaaattaaactaaataaaCAGGAGTTAAAGCAAATTACCACTCGCGATGTGTCCACAAAttcaatacaacaacataccaaatGTAATCCACCACAGTCTGG
The nucleotide sequence above comes from Solanum pennellii chromosome 9, SPENNV200. Encoded proteins:
- the LOC107029167 gene encoding CBL-interacting serine/threonine-protein kinase 14-like, giving the protein MPEIILNNYGGSTSLLSTAAAIYAELTPSELPPPEDDVNSNLFDKYELGRLLGCGAFGKVYHARDFRTAQSVAIKVVSKQKILKGGLTGHVKREISIMRRLRHPHIVRQHEILATKKKIYFVLEFAKGGELFAKLAKGRFSEDLSRRYFQQLISAVGYCHSRGVYHRDLKPENLLLDENWDLKVTDFGLSAVRDQIRPDGLLHTLCGTPAYVAPEILGKKGYDGAKVDIWSCGIILFVFNAGYLPFNDTNLMTMYRKIYKGEFRCPKWTSPELKRLLTRLLDINPVTRITIEEIKNDPWFQTGYQEVKSVNHPFEFKSWTGPGSNGEFLNAFDIISYSSGFNLSSLVKGNGGFIIKEQFVSRETPEKIIGKIEEVAEVEGMTVAERSGTSVKVEGQNGNFVVMVVVNRLTEELVIVEIEKKENDGEIWKKKFKPEISRFVYQG